One window from the genome of Nicotiana tomentosiformis chromosome 5, ASM39032v3, whole genome shotgun sequence encodes:
- the LOC138892653 gene encoding interactor of constitutive active ROPs 3-like, with amino-acid sequence MAKTSKTVPQKEAASSSRPAGGEDAAEPHLEEFVLRPYSERAWMELSKGRWEARSHGLGKDVAMRPLSGDEEVPVPKQVKEKKRKRAPRSPVSEKKKPTKKSRKPNGGSGIMPSDLIRRLRDEPKEGEEEVACVRANVVIQQPSESAEVDKGALVIIPEQGKVEAILSRAEMVEGETGGKASRAAEDISRDELGIVDITGSPQISDAMIREDNMLESRSYEGIQGSTDIHGFLDGIESVALEDIIDFDGLPVRKKESWSGVIGSSSIPKLVDRFPTLSVNPDRRRKIVLSIPEDARVFSPPVGIASYLRSLVIEEDQAMMNAVGADYLFNEAQHVLNRASVLHHEAFLRIWEEHEAEIQNLFEKSDTYKLHSEKLRADLATTRDKHTEMAEQARPWFEQIRRLQKQVDAIHAEVVECKKNMDILASKKEIVQAQLESAETELQVAKENALVQIEKIKELQHRLDLAVSDKAILTDKLEVARSEVAIARSEVAEANKRADAKVAQFRADVEVIQAKAKGMVEHVKWQARREALEGVQAQSFDIMDEIEKARVEETMVQKLAFPEEDSESSSELEDGEDSEDEDVTPDEDRAS; translated from the exons atggcgaaaacctccaaaACAGTGCCGCAAAAAGAGGCagcttcttcatcacgacccgccGGCGGCGAGGATGCGGCGGAGCCTCACCTTGAGGAATTCGTTCTG agaccgtactccgagcgtgcttggatggaattatcaaagggtcgatgggaggcccgcagtCATG GTCTTGGGAAGGACGTTGCCATGAGGCCCCTATCTGGTGATGAAGAAGTCCCCGTTCCGAAGCAGgtcaaagagaagaagagaaaaagggctCCTCGTTCACCGGTCTCAGAAAAGAAAAAGCCGACGAAGAAATCTCGCAAGCCCAATGGGGGCTCCGGTATTATGCCTTCGGACTTGATCCGCCGATTAAGGGATGAGCCcaaagaaggagaagaggaagtAGCCTGTGtgcgggctaatgttgtgatacaacaaCCCTCCGAATCGGCGGAGGTTGATAAGGGAGCCCTGGTCATAATTCCTGAACAAGGAAAAGTTGAAGCCATTCTGTCCCGAGCCGAGATGGTCGAAGGAGAGACCGGAGGCAAGGCTTCTCGGGCAGCAGAAGATATCTCGAGGGATGAGCTTGGGATAGTCGACATTactggatcccctcagatttcagATGCTATGATCCGTGAGGATAACATGTTGGAAAGTCGATCTTACGAGGGTATTCAGGGGTCGACTGATATCCATGGCTTTTTGGATGGGATTGAGTCCGTTGCCTTAGAGGATATTATCGATTTCGATGGATTACCGGTACGGAAGAAAGAATCATGGTCGGGCGTTATCGGGTCTTCATCGATCCCAAAGCTGGTGGACCGATTCCCGACCCTGAGTGTTAATCCTGATCGTAGGCGAAAAATAGTGCTCTccatcccggaggatgcccgagttttCTCTCCCCCCGTagggattgctagttaccttaGGTCCTTGGTGATCGAAGAGGATCAAGCCATGATGAACGCGGTAGGAGCCGATTaccttttcaacgaggcccaacatgttctgaatcgg gcttcggtgttgcatcacgaggctttcctccgaaTCTGGGAGGAGCATGAGGCTGAGATTCAGAACCTCTTTGAGAAGAGTGACACCTACAAACTTCATAGTGAGAAGCTTCGAGCAGATTTGGCAACGACTCGGGATAAGCATActgagatggctgagcag GCCCGACCGTGGTTCGAACAAATCAGACGGCTCCAAAAGCAGGTGGATGCGATACATGCCGAGGTGGTAGAATGCAAAAAGAATATGGACATTCTAGCCTCGAAAAAGGAAATCGTCCAAGCTCAACTGGAGTCGGCCGAGACCGAGCTCCAAGTTGCGAAAGAGAACGCCTTGGTACAGATCGAGAAGATTAAggagcttcagcatcggttggatttggccgTTTCTGATAAGGCAATCTTGACTGAtaaactcgaagtggccagatccgAGGTGGCCATAGCCCGATCTGAGGTGGCCGAGGCCAACAAaagagctgatgctaaagtggcccagtttagGGCCGATGTTGAAGTCATCCAGGCCAAGGCCAAGGGCATGGTCGAACATGTGAAATGGCAGGCTCGAAGGGAAGCCCTCGAAGGGGTTCAGGCCCAGAGCTTCGATATCATGGATGAGATCGAAAAGGCCAGAGTAGAGGAAACCATGGTCCAAAAGCTAGCCTTtcctgaggaagactccgagagTTCAAGTGAATTAGAAGACGGAGAAGATTCTGAGGATGAAGATGTGACCCCCGATGAAGACCGAGCCTCTTAG